GGAAGAAGATCGATCAAGGCCAGgtataaaaaacataaaaataaaaataaaatccttaaaCTTAGAAGTCAAATTATATTGCACATGCGACCTATCCAACACTCAAAAACTATGTTAATATAAAGATTTGAATATCGACCAACAATGCTGATCGAGAGGATGTCCATGTGTAATTTTCAATTGAGACGACTCATCATTTCTTTATCAGTTGTAATTATCTCGTATGACAATGCcagtccaattttttttcatttcttgcgTATGCATTCTTTGCACTCAACCTAAAAGCATATATAGCCTTAAAACACGAcaagaacaaaactaaaaaatagaAATCTACAACAAACAAATTCCGGATCCATGACAATCTCGATGcaagaaaattgaagaagatgaaggataaaacattagattaaaattaaagaaaaacctTCACCTAAGAAATCACGCATAAACCGAACATGCTCCAGGCTTCTCAGGAGGTAATGTTCCGTTGCCTTTGGCACCCACAAACCCAACATTCAAATTATCGCAGAAAACTTTTAGTTTGGAGCCCCTCGTCCACCACCCTCCAGATTTGAAGGTCGACGACACCAACATCCTTAAATCAAAGCTCACCGTTCCACCGTTTCGGTCCTGGCCCATGTCGTCCACCACCCACTCATCCACCACGTGTCGATCATCTGTGTTATTTGTGGATAGCATTACGTGCAATACGCCATTTCCTTTTGAATTCAAGAACAACGACTCGGCTTTCAAAGAGGACGTCAAGATATAATCGTTGTAATACACGAAACTATCAATCTGATTGATGAAAACCTTCAGTTTGTGGTTTGGGTTCTCGACCGTAACGTCGGCGGCCCAACTGGCCGTGAAATCTGAATTTGAGGAGGTCTTAAAATCAGAAACGGAGAGAGCGGCCACTCTGAAAACTGGGAGCTCTGGGCGTAGAATGAGCCACACCATGACGGTGCTCATgaatgaaagaaagacaaaCGCCGTCATCACCATGAGACAACCGCGGACGAAGCCTGACATGGGCGAAGAATAGGGCTCGGGTGGGTAATGGGCTGTAGGTGGTGGCTGAACATAATGGTAGGCGTAACCATGATAGGGTGGAGGGTTGCTTGGTAATTGCCAATGTGGGTTCGGGTTCGGGTACCCCATAACGGGGGAATAACCCATCTCCGGCTGGTGATTCCTCGATACCGGGGCATTATCTGTGGGCGAAGACTGATCACCTGGTTCTTTCTTTGGTTGGTCTTCAGACGGAGAAGCCATGGTGGGTGATTCTCTCTGGCTCCTCTGCCCCAAGAATTCCCAAGAGAATGAATGAATGACCGAAAAAAGGAAATGCGAAATAAAATTggttattatattatataatgctaaacttacaaaatattttacaaaaactATAGTTTTACAAAGTAACGTGGCACAACATAATTgaatttcaactcaaacgagaAATATGATCTACACATCATCTGATCTACGCCATTTAAAGCAACCATATATAATAGAAAGTTGACTCAAATAGTTAAATctgctagagagagagaaactccACCACCGCCCTCCCTCGGCCCCTACTTTCTTTACCCTCGCCTCCCTTAATGCTATCAATAGTGTAGATTCTCACGAGATATACGTCTGATTTAAGCACAAACTATAATAGCCTTTCAAAGTGATAAATATCAATAGATATACTGAATTAAGCACAAACTATAATAGCCTTTGAAAgtgata
Above is a genomic segment from Corylus avellana chromosome ca9, CavTom2PMs-1.0 containing:
- the LOC132191720 gene encoding uncharacterized protein LOC132191720; this translates as MASPSEDQPKKEPGDQSSPTDNAPVSRNHQPEMGYSPVMGYPNPNPHWQLPSNPPPYHGYAYHYVQPPPTAHYPPEPYSSPMSGFVRGCLMVMTAFVFLSFMSTVMVWLILRPELPVFRVAALSVSDFKTSSNSDFTASWAADVTVENPNHKLKVFINQIDSFVYYNDYILTSSLKAESLFLNSKGNGVLHVMLSTNNTDDRHVVDEWVVDDMGQDRNGGTVSFDLRMLVSSTFKSGGWWTRGSKLKVFCDNLNVGFVGAKGNGTLPPEKPGACSVYA